In the genome of Arachis hypogaea cultivar Tifrunner chromosome 9, arahy.Tifrunner.gnm2.J5K5, whole genome shotgun sequence, the window tcttataatttcgatttagatatttaaataaattttataaattaattttataataaaattaatatttatttactaaaataaaaataacatataaaaattgataaaatatatttttatatcaaaaacaaaaataatatatgaaaaatatatcaaaatatattttattaaattatattacttataaattttttagtactcttaatattcttttatttaatattattttaaactataaattttaattatttataatcttATTATTATAATTAGCTTGTTATTCACTTTGTTTTTTCTAAGgaatcaataatttatattataacaaaattataataataaattaatatacaaaaattatactTATAAATTTTAACATAGTcagacaaaaattttttttttatacaaaaccaaaaataaaattttataaaaaaatataattatatatttaaaatatttgagtactaaaaaactctaaacaaaaaaataaagaatagaattgtaaaaaaaaaataaattcaatcaaaatgtaattttctgaaTGCACGAGCCAAAACTACTTTTCGAATTAATTCTTTACCACCTAGTACTTTTCGAATTCACCAGGCAAAACTACTTACCCCATCAGCATCAATAATAGAAAAATCTAATAGCTTACGGATAATTTTAGATTTCTTTCTCACATTCTGGAAAGCAATGTTTAACCGTTTCTTAAACTAATCCACATTTAGAACATGCATTTGAAGCAGCAAGATGACGCCGAAGGCGAAATATTTCTGTCCAAAGAACCAAATACAAGCcaagtcaaataaaaaataaaataaatcttctaaaataataatactaataaagtaataaatgatattttaattatatttaaatttgtaatatttattatttgtgaTTCTCACTATTTTCGTCCAAAAGtgattaacattttttttaaagtgaCAATATAACTTTAGAGGAAACAGATCCAGCGaaaattaaggtttaattacttttttgtttcttgtaatttcaccaaatttataattaaatttttatatttttaattgaatttctatattatttttaattttataattaaattctttattttatgtaaaaaacattaaaattaatgaaccaacttaaatttaattaatgagtcaactttttacaattaatgtcaattatattttttatattattttaaattttatattttaaatcccAAATCTTAAATTTATaccttaaattttaatattaaaccaattctccaaaaataaaattaaaaaataattttacaataaaaagtaattaatattgACTATTAACAatcaattctttaatttttttttgtatagttAAAAATTAAACCTACTAAATCATTGACAGTTACAGGATATTATGAATCATTTTAAATACCTTGTATTTATaacaatttatataaattaaaaataaaacaaatttataaTAAGAATTGATTTAAGACAATACGATaaatttgctttcaatttaatcTAATTGTCAtaagaaaataagtaaataaataatttaataataacatCATCACAtcatttctctttttattttataatgaaACACTACATTTTAATTAATACCAGTCAATATTATTTATAAACTCTTCCCGAATTAATAAATTGTTATGAAGTTATTATTACAACTACAATAAAATGTTTTCTATACATGGACTTTTTAAGAAAAATGCACTATGTACAATTTTTGTTAAGTATTTAATTTTGTTAactatttaaattttatctttaaacAAAACTAATGTGGGCGCGTTGAAGAATTTATGTTATCTATATTTGTTTAATATTAAGCTTTTTTAATTGTCTGTCTCATATAAATTAAACTaagttttgttaaaattaaattttttttatcatcctATGTATTCTTCCAAAGTACAAGACACAGACTTTAAAGTTCGCCGTTTTTTATCGTGAAATTTGTCGACGGATGCGGTAAACCTTAATTACAggtttgtttttaaaaattaaagttggtttatttatctatttttttgctggaattaaatatttttattttattttaatattaactatcTGATACTTCTCTCTCTTAAAATTTAAAGCCTTgactacaaaaatattaattttgagatttctttctattaattattatgtataagtcaacttaaatattaatttagtatttatattctaatataaatactaaattaatatttaagttgacttatacataataattaatgggataaaatctaaaaattaatatttttttagtcaaCACCTCAAATTTTAAGAGAGGAAAGTATCATAATTGgatagttaatattaaaataaaataaaaattatttaattccataaaataaataaaacaactttaattttcaaaagctAACCTGTGATTAAGATTTATCGCACCCATCAACCAACTACACAGTAAAAAATTTACAGTGAACAAGTTTCTATGTCTCTGTCTTGGAGAAGAATAtatatgatgaaaaaaaaaaattaattctaaaaaagTCTAGTTTAATTTGGATGAAAAAAGCAGTTGAAATAGCTGAATATTAAATCGTACAGATAATTTCAATTCTTCAACATGACTGACAACGTTATCATCATCTCTGTCAAAAAAATACGGAAAAGTATACAATAATAaatcacattattttttttaagaacatGTACTCTCAAAAATTTCGTAAATAAATGAGATGAAATTTAAATAGTAGAAATAATACTCTCTGACATTGAAGAAATAGTTATAAAACTTGAGTAAGTTGACAACGCTTATAAAATCTATCATTTGAAGGTGgctgacaaaaaaaaattgtaaaacttGAGTAGGTTAACAGCACTTATAAAATCTGTCATTTGAAGTTGGCTGAGATACTGCAAACTTCAAGTAATTTATAATCCAAACTAAATTtacaatttataattaaatataatttacatttgtaattaaatattttttataattaattacgggttgttttgtttgtatacaaagcatttgataataataataataataataataataataataataataataataataataataatactttttcaattttattcatATGCTTTTATTTATTCTCATTCATTAATAAatagtttataatttaattattatgcatcttaaaaatacatattaagattattatagtaaaaattttttaatattttattttgttaaataaataacaaacttattaagaaaattaaacgaactttgaattttttttataagttattttaattcttatttttaactTTATCTTACACACAATTTAAATTACATTAGCGAGATCAAGAAAAAGTGTGAGCGTCTGTTTGGATAGAGAATTATAAATTtttcaagagaatttaaaatacaaggtaattaaattaaattaatttgcttgtagtaatttaattttttttaatttggataaACAATCAAATAATTggacaaaagaaaacaaagagtgAAATATATGCTTGTATTTTctgttataattaaataaatttatactcTATCTTCATAGATAGGAGttaaatctctctttttttttttaacaataaaaacaccttgttaaattcttttaaaaaaattgaaaagatgacttctataaatattaaaaaaataactttgaCTACTTTATTTGGGTTGCACTGTCAGTAtttatttttagtacttttatttttagaattttgttggtaaaagtgaaaataatagataaaacaaaaactaatttttttataaaattttaaaaataaaaatacaaaataaatagatTATCAACTTTTAGAATAAACACTCAAATTAATCccaaaaaaaatgtatatttgatattttggcctgctaattttttattatttaaacgttttcaaaaattattctcaTTGAACAAATTGATGTATTATTCGCTTTCAACCAATATTTAATGTTTatattagtaaaataaatttttaataaattttattataatataattagatTCCAAATATACATTTTAAGATAAATTAACTCTCTTCTAATACTAAAGAGAAACCAATTTATCCAATAAAACTTTGTTGAGAACCAAAATTTCTAgaatattttaaagattaatttgtatatttaatattaaagtttttGAAACATTTATAATGTAAAATAACTATGTTAGATAcacatttaaaaattattattatcaaatttattattttataaaatatatataaaaaataaaactccgcctatgttacacttgcggtacatagccggtcccaagcctggataaaggaggagggttgtgttaggtcttcggcaaccaacgtaaaaatatagccgaaccccccatgacatgaatcaaagacattattgcgctaaagctaggtcgttacccggaagtaacgcgccgtatggctcgagtacggtgtcaaagcaagagccgctgcatcggtgcccggatgtagtgttaaatgagcaagggttctcgcgttttcgtgaacggacgagggtaaataagctagttcacaaaggaaaaggtaaaggtcgaagcgacaaaaggttgagatttgggacatggaacataggcactctaacaggaaagtccatggaggtggtggacaccatgacaaggaggaagattaacattatgtgcctacaagaaacgaaatgggttggtgcaaaggctagggagttggattcttctggtttcaaactttggtatacaggaaaggtgaagaataggaatggagttggaataattgtggataagcagtggaagaaggatgtagttgatgtcaagagggtgggagatcggatcatctctatcaaacttgtggtggagggaggtgctttccatgtgattagcgcctatgcaccgcaagtgggttcggacgaacaacacaagataaggttttgggaggatctagagagtttggttcaaggcatatctttgggagataagattttcttaggaggagatttaaatggccatgttgggagagaagtgactggatatgagagtattcacggaggccatggtttcagggtgatcaatgccgagggtaaaactattttggacttttcctcaacttttgatcttctcatcgcaaatacatgttttaaaaagagagacgaacatcttataacctataagagtggcatgacaagctctcaaatcgacttcttcttgttgaggagagtcgaccggaaattttgcattaactgtaaaattatcccgggagagagtttgacaacacaacatagggtgctcgtcatggattttcgcgttgagcaaaagttgaggaaaagacatcatacgaagaacccaaggacgaggtggtggcggatgaaaggtgaggaacaaagaagcttcctaagacgggtaggagaagaggcaaagtgggatgggaatggaagcgcggaagaaatgtggagggagatgacagaagttattagaagaacaacaaaagaaagttttggtgaatctaaaggaataggaccaagagacaaggagtcctggtggtggaatgcgagtatacaagaaaagataaagataaaaagagaatgctttaaagagtggtctttatgccgcaatgcagataactgggaaaaatataaggcggctaagaaagagacaaaagtggctgtaagtgaagcaagaacaagagcatatgagggtttctaccagtctttaggcacgaaagaaggagaaaaaggtatatatagaattgcaaagagccgggaaagaagaacgagagatttagatcaggttaagtgcataaaggataaggatggagaggtgttggctcaagaggagaagattaatgaaaggtggaagagctacttctacgagttatttaatgagggacagaagactcttccgagccttggtcgattatgcacaagcgaagaagatcaaaactttgactactatcgaaggattcgagacttcgaggtaaaagaggctctaaagcagatgaaaaatggcagggcagtaggacctgataatatcccgattgaggtttggaagggtcttgaaGGAAAatgcatcaactggttaaccaagctttttaatgagattttaaggtcaaagaagatgcctgatgagtggagaaagagcaccttggtacctatctacaagaataagggggatatacaaagttgcgaaaattatagagggattaagcttatgagtcatactatgaagttatgggaaagggtgatagaacggaggttgagaaaagagacacaagtaacagagaaccaatttggatttatgccaggcagatctaccactgaagcgatatacctattaagaaggatgatggagaggtatcgtagtaataaaagggatctacacatggtgtttattgatttggaaaaagcgtatgatagggtaccaagggaggtcttatggaaggttttagaaaagaggagagtaaggatcgcatatattcgggcaattaaagacatgtatgatggggccacaactagtgtgaagactcaaggtggtgtgacagaggaattccctattggtataggagtacaccagggatcatccttaagtccataccttttcacattagtcttggaagtactcacagagcacatccaagagcctgtgccatggtgcatgctttttgccgatgatatcgtccttatgggagagtcaagggaagacctaaataagaagttggagttatggagagaagctctagaagtgtatggtctgcgcaaaagccgtagcaagacggaatatatggaatgtaagttcagtctgagaagggaaaactccaatatagaggtgaaaattggagagaacaccctacgaaaagttaaaagttttaagtatctcgggtgcatcatacaggataatggagagattgaacatgatgtaaatcataggatccaagcaggttggtcaaaatggcggagtgcatctggttttatatgcgacaaaaaagtgcctttaaaacttaaaggtaaattctatcgcaccgctataagaccggcgatgctgtatggtacggagtgttgggcggctaaaggggagcacgaacataagctgagtgtggcagagatgaagatgttgagatggatgagtggtcatacgcgattggataaaataaggaatgaagatataagggagagagttggagtagcacccattgtggaaaagatggttgaatcgcgtctcaggtggtttggacatgtgagaagaagaccgatagaacatccagtcaggagggtggatgagatggaagatggacaaagggcgaaaggcagaggaagacctaagaagaccatccatgaggtggtcagacgagatctacatgtaaacggtctcactgtagacatgatacatgacagagcacaatggcgtcgtttgattcatgtagccgaccccacttagtgggacaaggctttgtcgttgttgttgttgtatatataaaaaataaattaaataacacatgcattcatatataaatatatagtaattaatttttggtgtttatataatatttttaaaaatttaattttgatgcgttgtcagtgtaaaatagttttatatgtgCATCTAATTACGTAACaacacattaataaaaataaaaacctttCACATTAGCCGCgtggtgtaaaatattttacacgatcaatgcatcaaaattaaactatatttttAAATGTAAACTAAAAATGAATAATGATATTTGTTAACCAAGTCCAACCAAATTGGTTtaacataattaaaattagttatgacttatgactagtattatttcaaattttattatttaacttaggtagatttagttcataaaaaaatttaaatgtgtagcattattaaataaaaatgacattttttcaAAAAAGGTAACATTAGCTAGTGTTGTAATAGACTTTATTAGACTTGATTTGGTAAATTTTTTTGAAGAAATGACTTTGCTTTtcattttatgtttggtaaataaaaaagatcatgtgcttgtatttgtagcttttaaaagatcaagtatttttgaaagcacttaaaatttttcaaaattggattgtactttataaaatttaaaagtctaatataacctcgtatgctaactaatttttaaatttaatacttatatttatatctattataatatttttaatttttaaaagttattttaccaaacacaattattattacttatatttattaaaaattatttttaatttaaatcattAATCATAAATGTtacaacttttttaaaaaaatcatcttttaaaaattaggCTTAGTCAAACCATTTTTATATTATAGGTTCTTACATATAAATACACCCATTGTGTTGATGAAAACACACATCTCCTTTCTTTCCATGTCTTATTGACCTTAAAAGAAAACCATGGTGGAACCACCATGGCAGCCAAAACAGCTAAGACTAGAGAATAACAACACAGATAGGATCAGTGCTCTCCCGAACACTGTCTTATGCTATATATTATCCTTCGTTCCTACCAAAACCGCCGTGAGGACAAGTGCTTTGTCTCCACGGTGGCGCCACGTTTGGAAGGATGTTAAGACCCTCCACTTCTCCGATGACTCACATGAATTGTTTGACGAGACCGGGGAGTCCTTCAAACGTTTCTCTATATTCGTGAACAATGTTTTCAACCTGCACAACAATCCGCGTGAAATTCACGCGCTCCGCCTCTCTTGCGGTCACTCAAACAATGATCCTCTCAATGCTAGCTCAGTTGCGGCGTCGGTACGCGCCGCGATTGGGCCAAATCTCGAAGAGTTTGACCTTACGCTCTTTTGTAATGACGCGCGCGGTTTCGTGGTGCCACATAACATTCTCTCTTGCACCAAACTCGTCACGCTATCCTTGAGCGGTGGTGTTCACTTGCTGCCAAAACAGCCTCTAACGGTTGATTTGTTGTCTCTTAAGACACTTTCTTTGGACATCGATGATGTTGATTGGATCGATGGTATTCTTAGTAAGTGTCCTCAGATTGAAACCTTAAGCGCGTGCTTCACACTGAGGCAGCCAGTGAGGGTTTGCTTGCCACTCACACTGAAAAAGTTGAAGTTTGCGATTAAGAATCAAGTTGCGGCCGCGGTTGAGATACACGCGCAGGGACTTACGTACATTAGTATCGCCCATGCTGCTAGCCGTTTCAGTTACAGGGTTAGTGAAATGAACAACGTAAGGGAAGTGAGTCTCAACATGTATGCTACGCATGAGCCTATTGATGTTTTGATCAAGATTCTCATTGCGGTACGCAGAACAGAGATTCTAGCTCTTCATCGTTTTACAACAAAGGTAAATTTATTATCATATTCCCAACCATAATTTGgccaaattttatatattatatgtacatatatgtatgtatagATTTAACTAGATGGTCTTTTTATGTAACATGCACATTTTTTTTCATGTGGTATTTTAgttatgtatttataatttaattatcattgtaacaatgttattttttttttcctttttcacccTAAACAGTGGTTGCTTCGTGCCCAAGTTCCAGTCTTTCCCGAGTTTCACCACTTGATTCGTCTAGAGGTTGTTCTTCCGTGGTTCAATTCAAGTTTCCTGATGAGCTTGCTTAGCAAATGTCACAAGCTTCAAGAACTGAAAATCGAAATTGATGAGGTTTTTTATTTCTTCCATTTGACATTATCATTTTAGTTGTATCATTGGGTTTGAATCTTATGAGTGGTTTTTGTCTCTTGTTTTCAGGAACTACCAATTGTTTCACAAAGTTGGATGAAACCAAGAAGAGATCTTCCTTGCCTTGCATCATACTTGAGCTATTTTCACTTTGTGGGATATAGAGGAATTCATGATGAGAGCAAAATTGTTGGGTATATTCTAGAAAGAGGACTTCTTTTGAGTACAATCATTATTGATCTTGAAAAATCTCTGGATGACGATACAAAGAATGATGTCCTCATGAAGTTGTTGGCCATGCCAAGGGGCTCTCCATTGTGTGAAATTAACATTTGCTAAGTTCATTGGATTTATGTACTTCTTTAAAGCATGAGCTTTGCAATTTGTTTGAGAAATAATTTCAAGTTTTCTTACTAGCTAATAAGAATACTCGGCCTAATTAATTTATGTGTGTAGGGCTATAAACTTTGGTTGGAGTATTTATGtatctttatctttttaaatcaaattatgtTTGGAAACTGAAATTATCTATTACTTCTGGTTTTTTATGTTAACTACATATCAGAAAATGACCAACATATGGTGAAGATTTTCGTCTAactattttcctttctttttttttttttttctgtcatGACTTGTAACTAATTGTGCACATATATAGATTGaagagttagttagtta includes:
- the LOC112709930 gene encoding FBD-associated F-box protein At4g10400-like, translating into MVEPPWQPKQLRLENNNTDRISALPNTVLCYILSFVPTKTAVRTSALSPRWRHVWKDVKTLHFSDDSHELFDETGESFKRFSIFVNNVFNLHNNPREIHALRLSCGHSNNDPLNASSVAASVRAAIGPNLEEFDLTLFCNDARGFVVPHNILSCTKLVTLSLSGGVHLLPKQPLTVDLLSLKTLSLDIDDVDWIDGILSKCPQIETLSACFTLRQPVRVCLPLTLKKLKFAIKNQVAAAVEIHAQGLTYISIAHAASRFSYRVSEMNNVREVSLNMYATHEPIDVLIKILIAVRRTEILALHRFTTKWLLRAQVPVFPEFHHLIRLEVVLPWFNSSFLMSLLSKCHKLQELKIEIDEELPIVSQSWMKPRRDLPCLASYLSYFHFVGYRGIHDESKIVGYILERGLLLSTIIIDLEKSLDDDTKNDVLMKLLAMPRGSPLCEINIC